The sequence below is a genomic window from Sphingobium sp. EP60837.
GACCTTGGCCCCGCCATGGCTGCACGCGTGCGGGACCGCCTTTCCGAAGGCCGCTACAACAGGGAACTGACCGAAGAATATCTGCGCGAGATCATCGCGGAGGAGATCGAGAAGGTTCTCGCCCCTGTTGCCCGCCCCCTGGAGATCGAGGCTTTTCCCCGCCCCCAGGTCATTCTCGTCATCGGTGTCAACGGCTCCGGCAAAACCACGACCATCGCCAAGCTCGCCAACCTATTTCTTGAGCAGGATTATGGCGTGATGCTGGCGGCGGGCGACACCTTCCGCGCCGCGGCGATCGGTCAACTCAGGGTCTGGGCCGATCGGTTGGGCATCCCCATCGTCGCGGGCAAGGAAGGCGGAGACGCGGCCGGCATCGTCTTCGATGCGGTGAAGCAGGCTACGGCAACCGGCATCGACGTACTGATCGTCGATACGGCAGGCCGCCTGCAAAACAAGACCGAGCTGATGGACGAACTGTCGAAGATCAGGCGCGTCCTTGGCCGATTGAACCCGGCAGCCCCGCATGACGTTGTCCTGGTGCTGGATGCCACGACCGGACAGAACGCGTTGAGCCAGATCGAGGTGTTCAAAGAATTTGCGCAGGTGACCGGCCTGGTCATGACCAAGCTGGACGGCACTGCGCGCGGCGGCGTCCTAGTGGCGGCGGCCGAGAAATATCGCCTGCCCATCCACGCGATCGGCGTCGGCGAAAGGATCGAGGATTTGCGGCCGTTCGATCCCAGCGACATGGCGCGGGCTATCGCCGGGACGGCTTATGCACGTTAAACCCATGGTCGTGACGCTAGCGGAGGCCGTGACCTCGCGCCTCTTGGGCACAATCCAGCCTCACGAGATCCCAGATTCCGCTGGGATGACGGAGTAAGCACATATGGCCGATACCAAGCCCACCCATGGCGGCAATCTCAGCCTCGCGCTGGACTTCGGGCCCCTTCTCGTCTTCTTCCTGACCTACAAGGGCGCAGGCTGGCTCTGGGGCGCCAACAATCCGATCACCGCCATGTCGATCGGCACCGCCGCCTTCATGGCCGCGATCGTCATCGCCGTCATCATCTCCAAGGTTAAGCTGGGCCGCGTATCGCCCATGCTGTGGCTTTCGGCGATGCTGATCCTCTTCTTCGGCGGGCTCACCATCTATTTCCACGATCAGCGCTTCATTCAGATCAAGCCCACGATCATCTACAGCTTCTTCGCACTGATGCTGTTCGGCGGGCTGCTGCGCGGCAAGGCGCTGCTCAAATATCTGCTTCAGGCGGCCTATGATGGTCTGACCGATGAAGGCTGGCGCAAGCTGTCGCGCAACTGGGCGTTCTTCTTCGTCGCCATGGCGATCGTCAATGAAGCCATGCGCCGGTCGATGAGCTTCGATGCCTGGCTGGCGATCAAGGTGTGGGGCGTCACGATCGTATCGATCCTCTTCGCCGCTGCTAACATTCCCATGCTGATGCGGCACGGCCTCGCGCTCGGCAAGACACTCGACAGCGAAGAAATCGGCGAAACCACTCCTCCGCAGGGTTGAGAAACGCTCAGGTCATTCAAGTCGGGCGAGGTCAGACATATTGCCGACCTCGCCCGCAGTGAACGGGAGCGACTCCCGTCAACCGCCGTTGAAGTTGACCATGCAATAGAGCATCGGCAGCGACAGCAGCGTGTTGGTGCGTGAAAAGATCATCGCGGTAGTCGCGGCCTTCGCCTTCACCGCATCTTCAGCGGGAACGATGCCCAACGCCTTCTTCTGGTTCGGCCAGATGATGAACCAGACGTTGAAGGCCATGATCAGCGCCAGCCACATGCCGATGCCGATGAGCACGAAGCCGGTGGTAAGCGTCAGCGCTTCCACCAGATAGGCGCTGCGCCACGCAATGATGGCCCCTGTCA
It includes:
- the ftsY gene encoding signal recognition particle-docking protein FtsY, which produces MTDEPGSSWRDRLFGGLKRTSDKLGENLTGLFTKAALDEQTLDEIEEALIVSDLGPAMAARVRDRLSEGRYNRELTEEYLREIIAEEIEKVLAPVARPLEIEAFPRPQVILVIGVNGSGKTTTIAKLANLFLEQDYGVMLAAGDTFRAAAIGQLRVWADRLGIPIVAGKEGGDAAGIVFDAVKQATATGIDVLIVDTAGRLQNKTELMDELSKIRRVLGRLNPAAPHDVVLVLDATTGQNALSQIEVFKEFAQVTGLVMTKLDGTARGGVLVAAAEKYRLPIHAIGVGERIEDLRPFDPSDMARAIAGTAYAR
- the ispZ gene encoding septation protein IspZ; translated protein: MADTKPTHGGNLSLALDFGPLLVFFLTYKGAGWLWGANNPITAMSIGTAAFMAAIVIAVIISKVKLGRVSPMLWLSAMLILFFGGLTIYFHDQRFIQIKPTIIYSFFALMLFGGLLRGKALLKYLLQAAYDGLTDEGWRKLSRNWAFFFVAMAIVNEAMRRSMSFDAWLAIKVWGVTIVSILFAAANIPMLMRHGLALGKTLDSEEIGETTPPQG
- a CDS encoding urate hydroxylase PuuD — its product is MAKFFGNLHLVLVVGLVLALAVIFAVPANTIPEQAILRWLHLFFGITWIGLLYYFNFVQIPTMPKVPAELKPGVSKFIAPSALFFFRWGAAFTVLTGAIIAWRSAYLVEALTLTTGFVLIGIGMWLALIMAFNVWFIIWPNQKKALGIVPAEDAVKAKAATTAMIFSRTNTLLSLPMLYCMVNFNGG